Proteins encoded by one window of Salmonirosea aquatica:
- a CDS encoding FtsL-like putative cell division protein, translating into MAQNRRINRSQPPPPKPRRKRTYSLFQWFNRFLPLEKVFGEKSERNQDLIPIRYFNYFLWIVALLVAYEWLGYASEKYVRQSLTLKREVEDLRAEYTTIKADYMKSGKQSVVIKKVEGMGLEENLTPPRKIVSTTAEREK; encoded by the coding sequence ATGGCCCAAAACCGACGTATCAATCGTTCGCAACCGCCCCCACCCAAACCCCGGCGTAAGCGTACTTATTCGCTTTTCCAATGGTTCAATCGGTTTTTGCCCTTAGAAAAAGTCTTTGGAGAAAAATCCGAACGCAATCAGGATCTGATTCCGATCCGGTATTTCAACTATTTTTTGTGGATCGTAGCCCTGCTGGTGGCGTATGAATGGTTGGGTTATGCTTCGGAAAAGTACGTCCGACAGAGCCTCACGCTCAAAAGGGAAGTAGAAGATCTCCGTGCTGAGTACACTACCATCAAAGCCGACTACATGAAAAGCGGGAAGCAGTCGGTAGTGATCAAAAAAGTGGAGGGAATGGGTCTGGAAGAAAACCTGACTCCGCCCCGAAAAATCGTTTCAACCACCGCCGAGCGAGAGAAGTAG
- a CDS encoding alanine:cation symporter family protein has translation MKKRYFLLTLLSMVLASAPLFAQNTEEGLDQKINAWVQPATDFISSIVFYPIQLGAEATTSMPLVVIFLLFSALFFTIFFKFINIRGFGTAIKTVRGTYSDPNDAGEVSHFQALTAAVSGTVGLGNIAGVAIAISLGGPGATLWMILAGLLGMSSKFVECTLGVRYREIGSDGKVYGGPMYYLTKGLADKGMVGTGKVLAVFFAIMCVGGSFGEAICSRPIRPPSNFWI, from the coding sequence ATGAAAAAACGTTATTTCCTTCTTACCCTGCTTTCTATGGTGCTGGCCAGCGCACCGCTCTTTGCCCAAAATACTGAAGAAGGTCTGGACCAAAAGATCAACGCCTGGGTGCAGCCCGCTACCGACTTCATCAGTAGCATCGTTTTTTATCCGATTCAGCTGGGTGCGGAGGCTACCACAAGTATGCCATTGGTAGTCATCTTTCTGCTTTTTTCGGCTCTTTTCTTTACCATTTTTTTCAAATTTATCAACATACGGGGTTTTGGTACGGCCATCAAAACCGTACGTGGTACCTACAGCGACCCTAATGATGCGGGTGAGGTATCCCACTTTCAGGCGTTGACGGCCGCGGTATCCGGCACGGTGGGACTTGGCAATATCGCCGGGGTGGCCATCGCTATTTCGCTGGGCGGACCGGGCGCTACCTTATGGATGATTCTGGCGGGTTTGTTGGGTATGTCGTCCAAATTTGTGGAGTGTACGCTCGGCGTTCGCTATCGCGAAATTGGCTCGGATGGGAAAGTGTATGGTGGGCCCATGTACTACCTTACCAAGGGGTTGGCAGATAAAGGTATGGTAGGGACTGGTAAGGTACTGGCCGTTTTTTTCGCCATTATGTGCGTAGGGGGTTCATTCGGGGAGGCAATATGTTCCAGGCCAATCAGGCCGCCAAGCAATTTCTGGATATGA
- a CDS encoding UDP-N-acetylmuramoyl-L-alanyl-D-glutamate--2,6-diaminopimelate ligase: MESTHPPKQLDSLLSEIPEAHVIGLTSRPVADITLDSRKAQEDTLFVAVRGTQADGHSFIEKAIALGANVILCETLPAQLTPEVTYIQVPDSARAMGLLASAFYGYPSRAFNLIGVTGTNGKTSVATLLFRMFRALGYRCGLISTVQNQIEEEVIPTAHTTPDAITLNALLADMQRQKCSHVFMEVSSHAVAQQRVAGLTFCGGIFTNITHDHLDFHGTFDNYIKAKKGFFDQLPKKAFALVNIDDRRGAVMVQNTAAQVETYSLQTMATFKGKLLSETLYGMHMELNGQEVWFRLIGRFNAYNLLAVYGAAVLLGEASEEALAVLSELQSPPGRFEQVPSAQKVVGIVDYAHTPDALLNVLETITHLRQGNEQIITVVGCGGNRDAEKRPKMAAIASKLSDRVILTSDNPRFEEPQVILDQMLAGVPLVDHKRVAVVANRREAIYQACAEAQPGDIVLIAGKGHETYQEIKGVKFDFDDRAVLREAFAAMGK, encoded by the coding sequence ATGGAATCGACGCATCCCCCTAAGCAATTAGATAGTCTATTATCAGAAATTCCTGAAGCCCATGTGATCGGCTTAACGAGCCGGCCGGTAGCAGACATTACCCTCGATTCGCGGAAAGCACAGGAAGATACCCTGTTCGTGGCCGTGCGGGGTACCCAGGCCGATGGCCATTCGTTTATTGAAAAAGCAATTGCCCTCGGCGCGAATGTGATTCTTTGTGAAACACTGCCTGCCCAACTCACTCCCGAGGTGACCTACATACAGGTACCTGATTCGGCGAGGGCCATGGGGCTGCTGGCTTCGGCTTTCTATGGGTACCCTTCCCGGGCATTCAACCTCATCGGCGTTACAGGTACCAATGGCAAAACTTCCGTGGCTACCTTGCTCTTCCGGATGTTCCGGGCGCTGGGCTACCGCTGCGGGCTGATTTCTACGGTGCAGAATCAGATTGAGGAGGAAGTAATTCCTACCGCTCATACTACCCCCGATGCGATCACGCTCAATGCTCTGCTGGCCGATATGCAGAGACAGAAATGCTCGCACGTATTTATGGAAGTGAGCTCGCACGCCGTGGCGCAGCAGCGCGTGGCCGGGCTGACGTTTTGTGGAGGCATCTTTACCAATATTACCCACGATCACCTCGATTTCCACGGGACTTTCGACAACTATATCAAGGCCAAGAAAGGGTTTTTCGACCAGCTGCCCAAAAAGGCTTTCGCGCTGGTCAATATCGACGACCGGCGTGGTGCAGTGATGGTGCAGAACACCGCCGCCCAAGTAGAGACTTACTCGCTGCAAACGATGGCTACCTTCAAAGGCAAGCTACTCTCCGAAACGCTCTACGGCATGCATATGGAGCTCAATGGACAGGAAGTGTGGTTCCGGTTGATCGGCCGGTTCAACGCTTACAATCTGCTGGCGGTCTACGGTGCCGCCGTCCTATTGGGCGAAGCCTCCGAAGAAGCCCTGGCGGTGCTATCGGAGTTGCAAAGCCCGCCCGGACGTTTCGAGCAGGTACCTTCGGCGCAAAAGGTGGTGGGTATCGTGGACTACGCCCATACCCCCGACGCGCTGCTGAATGTCCTGGAAACGATCACCCATCTGCGGCAGGGCAATGAGCAAATCATCACGGTGGTAGGCTGTGGGGGCAACCGCGACGCCGAAAAGCGCCCCAAGATGGCGGCGATCGCCAGTAAACTCAGCGACCGCGTGATCCTCACTTCCGACAATCCCCGTTTTGAGGAACCCCAGGTTATTTTGGATCAAATGTTGGCGGGGGTACCCCTGGTCGACCATAAGCGCGTAGCCGTGGTGGCCAACCGGCGGGAGGCCATTTATCAGGCTTGCGCCGAAGCCCAGCCGGGCGACATCGTGCTGATCGCGGGCAAAGGCCACGAGACTTATCAGGAAATCAAGGGCGTAAAATTCGACTTCGACGATCGGGCGGTGTTGCGCGAAGCTTTTGCAGCTATGGGGAAATAA
- the rsmH gene encoding 16S rRNA (cytosine(1402)-N(4))-methyltransferase RsmH produces the protein MESTTHYHAPVMLAECLDGLAIRPEGTYVDVTFGGGGHARAILEQLTTGRLLVFDQDADAAANAAPLKSDARFTFIAANFRHLRRYLKLYKAEKLDGILADLGVSSHQFDTAERGFSTRFEAQLDMRMNQQGERNARQILNEYSAAELQSVLGRYGEVHNARTVAEAIFAARHSAPINTVNDLKAVVERYAPRHREHKYFAQIFQALRIEVNEEMAVLEEFLLQTPEVLAPGGRLVVMSYHSLEDRLVKNYINKGKLEGEVEKDFYGNELKPLRSVTRKPLEATADEIERNPRARSAKLRIAEKKED, from the coding sequence ATGGAATCAACGACTCACTACCACGCCCCGGTTATGCTAGCTGAATGCCTGGACGGCCTTGCCATCCGGCCCGAGGGTACCTACGTGGATGTGACCTTTGGCGGTGGTGGCCACGCGCGGGCCATTCTGGAACAACTGACTACGGGAAGGCTACTGGTTTTTGACCAGGATGCCGATGCCGCTGCCAACGCCGCCCCGCTGAAAAGCGACGCCCGGTTTACCTTCATTGCGGCCAACTTTCGGCATCTGCGGCGCTACCTCAAACTATATAAGGCTGAAAAATTAGATGGTATTCTGGCTGATCTGGGCGTATCGTCACATCAGTTCGATACCGCCGAACGAGGGTTTTCTACCCGTTTCGAGGCTCAACTGGATATGCGCATGAACCAGCAGGGCGAACGCAACGCCCGCCAGATCCTGAACGAGTACAGCGCTGCGGAGTTGCAGAGCGTGCTGGGTCGCTACGGCGAGGTACATAATGCCCGCACCGTGGCCGAAGCCATCTTTGCGGCCCGCCACAGCGCCCCCATCAATACGGTAAACGATCTGAAAGCCGTGGTAGAGCGCTATGCGCCCCGGCACCGCGAGCACAAGTACTTCGCCCAAATCTTTCAGGCCCTACGCATCGAAGTAAACGAAGAAATGGCGGTGCTGGAAGAATTTCTGCTCCAGACTCCGGAGGTACTGGCCCCTGGCGGGCGGCTGGTAGTGATGTCGTACCATTCGCTGGAGGACCGGCTGGTCAAGAATTACATCAATAAAGGTAAACTGGAAGGTGAAGTGGAAAAAGATTTTTACGGTAACGAGCTCAAACCCCTGCGCTCGGTGACCCGCAAACCCCTTGAAGCCACTGCCGACGAAATAGAACGCAACCCCCGCGCCCGCAGCGCCAAGCTGCGGATCGCAGAAAAGAAAGAAGATTAA
- the mraY gene encoding phospho-N-acetylmuramoyl-pentapeptide-transferase, translating into MLYYLFEYLDKQFDFPGAGVFQYLSFRALSCTILSLVIAAVYGRKIIDLLRYKQVGESIRDLGLEGQMEKAGTPTMGGFIIIASLLIPVLLFANLTNVYIVLLIITVIWTGMIGFVDDYIKKFKKNKEGLHGRFKVIGQVGLGLIVGLTLSFNQHVKIRIYDQPLLSSTLGEVQRYRDFINPTITTVPFLKNNEFDYSALLFGWLPEEYTWIVYTLLAIFIITAVSNGANITDGIDGLAAGTSGIIALTLGVLAYLSGNVKFAQYLNIMYIPNSGELVVFCAAFVGACVGFLWYNAYPAQVFMGDTGSLMLGGVIAVISLAIRKELLIPILCGVFLAELVSVIMQVSYFKYTKKRYGEGQRILLMSPLHHHFQKKGYHESKIVTRFWIVGIMLAIMALVTLKLR; encoded by the coding sequence ATGCTTTACTATTTGTTCGAATATCTTGACAAGCAATTTGATTTTCCCGGTGCCGGTGTATTCCAGTACCTGTCTTTTCGGGCCCTCAGCTGCACCATTTTGTCCCTTGTGATTGCTGCGGTATATGGCCGAAAAATCATCGATTTGCTTCGTTATAAACAGGTAGGCGAGAGCATCCGGGATCTGGGTCTGGAAGGCCAGATGGAAAAGGCGGGTACCCCTACTATGGGCGGCTTCATTATCATCGCCTCGCTGCTCATTCCGGTACTGCTTTTCGCCAATCTGACCAATGTGTACATCGTGCTGCTCATCATTACGGTAATCTGGACGGGGATGATCGGCTTTGTGGATGATTACATCAAGAAATTCAAAAAGAACAAGGAGGGTCTGCACGGTCGGTTCAAGGTGATCGGGCAGGTAGGTCTGGGTCTGATCGTGGGATTGACCCTTTCGTTCAACCAGCACGTTAAAATCCGGATTTACGATCAACCCCTCCTGAGCTCCACCCTCGGCGAGGTGCAGCGCTACCGCGATTTTATCAATCCCACCATCACCACGGTACCTTTCCTGAAAAACAATGAGTTCGATTACAGCGCGTTGTTGTTTGGCTGGTTACCCGAGGAGTATACCTGGATTGTGTATACGCTGCTCGCTATTTTTATCATCACGGCCGTATCCAATGGCGCCAATATCACCGACGGAATCGATGGCCTCGCCGCGGGTACCTCGGGGATCATCGCCCTCACGCTGGGGGTTTTGGCCTACCTGTCGGGTAACGTCAAGTTCGCGCAGTACCTCAACATCATGTACATTCCCAATTCGGGCGAGCTGGTGGTCTTCTGTGCGGCCTTCGTGGGAGCCTGCGTGGGGTTTCTGTGGTACAATGCCTACCCGGCGCAGGTATTCATGGGCGACACGGGTAGCCTGATGCTGGGTGGCGTGATTGCGGTCATTTCACTGGCCATTCGGAAAGAGCTGCTGATTCCTATTCTGTGCGGGGTTTTTCTGGCCGAACTGGTCTCGGTCATTATGCAGGTTAGTTATTTCAAATACACCAAAAAACGCTACGGCGAGGGTCAGCGCATCTTGTTGATGTCGCCGCTGCACCATCACTTCCAGAAAAAAGGATATCACGAATCCAAGATCGTCACCCGCTTCTGGATCGTCGGCATCATGCTCGCCATCATGGCTTTGGTCACGCTAAAGCTGCGGTAG
- the egtB gene encoding ergothioneine biosynthesis protein EgtB, with protein sequence MHTDTLLPFPETTQHHDLAASYEVVRQYTEDLCAPLQLEDYIPQPVDFVSPPKWHLAHTSWFFEEFILVKFRPDYERYHPDFSYLFNSYYNHMGSRVVRTDRGNITRPGVEEVYRYRSYVNEAMRQLLAEGTSAELEELIILGLNHEQQHQELLITDLKYIFGHNPIFPVYQEGFSLTEVANTESGWASVEAGIYGIGFEKGDFCYDNELGRHQVYLEAFEISKSLVTNGEYIEFIEAGGYGDFDLWLDEGWQWVQQYAAQAPLYWHQIEGTWHQYTLGGLQRVNPDSVLCHINFYEAAAFAAWKGMRLPTEFEWEAASPQFSWGQRWEWTHSAYLPYPRFSKAPGAIGEYNGKFMINQMVLRGGSTATSPGHSRPTYRNFFHPHLQWQCTGLRLVN encoded by the coding sequence ATGCATACCGATACCCTGCTTCCTTTTCCCGAAACTACCCAACACCACGACCTGGCCGCCAGCTACGAAGTAGTACGCCAATATACCGAAGACCTGTGCGCCCCCCTGCAACTGGAAGACTACATTCCGCAGCCCGTCGATTTCGTGAGTCCGCCCAAGTGGCATCTGGCCCACACCAGCTGGTTTTTCGAGGAATTTATTCTGGTGAAATTCCGCCCGGATTACGAGCGTTATCACCCGGATTTCAGCTATTTGTTCAATAGCTATTACAACCACATGGGTAGCCGCGTGGTACGCACTGACCGGGGTAATATCACCCGGCCTGGTGTGGAAGAAGTGTACCGGTATCGGAGCTATGTCAATGAAGCCATGCGGCAACTACTGGCCGAAGGTACCTCCGCCGAGCTGGAAGAGCTGATCATTCTGGGTCTCAACCACGAGCAGCAGCATCAGGAATTGCTGATCACGGATCTGAAGTACATTTTTGGCCACAATCCTATCTTTCCAGTATATCAGGAAGGTTTTTCCCTGACCGAGGTAGCCAATACAGAGTCAGGCTGGGCCTCCGTAGAAGCTGGAATTTACGGCATCGGGTTCGAGAAAGGCGACTTTTGCTACGACAACGAGCTGGGTCGGCATCAGGTGTACCTTGAGGCTTTTGAAATCAGTAAATCACTCGTCACGAACGGTGAATATATCGAATTCATTGAGGCGGGTGGCTATGGTGATTTCGACCTGTGGCTGGATGAAGGCTGGCAGTGGGTGCAACAGTACGCCGCCCAGGCCCCCCTTTATTGGCACCAGATCGAGGGTACCTGGCATCAGTATACGCTGGGTGGCTTACAACGGGTAAATCCCGACTCGGTACTGTGTCACATCAATTTCTACGAAGCTGCCGCCTTTGCCGCCTGGAAAGGCATGCGTCTGCCCACTGAATTTGAGTGGGAAGCGGCTTCGCCGCAGTTTTCGTGGGGACAGCGCTGGGAATGGACGCACAGTGCCTACCTACCCTACCCACGCTTCAGCAAAGCACCGGGTGCCATCGGCGAATACAACGGTAAATTCATGATCAATCAAATGGTGCTGCGCGGTGGCTCCACCGCTACGTCGCCGGGCCACAGCCGGCCTACCTACCGCAATTTTTTTCATCCGCATCTGCAATGGCAGTGTACGGGCCTGCGGCTAGTGAACTAG
- the egtD gene encoding L-histidine N(alpha)-methyltransferase, protein MSTLRLSLPTILTPFAEDVLSGLSAEQKTLSSKYFYDDEGSRIFQEIMQLPEYYLTRAEMEIMTSQPAAIAAALPYREPFNIIELGAGDGLKTKELLKFLVQKAVDFTYMPIDISGEAMQQLEKKLAESLPDLDVRPLIGDYFKVLSALNSEGRPNLYLFMGGNIGNYEKEGAIELLRMLEGIMQPNGRLLTGFDLRKNPRVISQAYDDAQGTTRSFNMNLLTRMNRELDADFVLEQFDFYSFYNPYNGEVRSMLVSLEEQQVSIKALDATFHFRENELIRTELSKKYTLDEITGLAAESGFLVEKNFFDSQHFFTDSLWAKA, encoded by the coding sequence TTGTCCACTTTACGCCTTTCACTTCCTACCATACTGACTCCTTTCGCCGAAGATGTGCTGTCAGGGCTTTCGGCCGAACAGAAAACGCTATCCTCCAAGTATTTCTACGACGACGAAGGAAGCCGGATTTTCCAGGAAATCATGCAGCTGCCGGAGTACTACCTCACGCGCGCCGAAATGGAAATCATGACCAGTCAGCCCGCTGCCATTGCGGCCGCTCTCCCCTACCGGGAGCCCTTCAACATCATTGAGTTAGGAGCAGGCGATGGGCTGAAAACCAAGGAATTACTAAAATTTCTGGTTCAGAAAGCGGTCGATTTTACCTACATGCCCATCGACATTTCCGGCGAGGCCATGCAGCAACTCGAAAAAAAGCTGGCGGAAAGCCTGCCCGATCTGGATGTGAGGCCGCTGATCGGTGATTATTTTAAGGTGTTGAGTGCGCTCAACTCCGAAGGCAGGCCCAACCTCTACCTGTTCATGGGCGGTAACATCGGGAATTACGAAAAAGAGGGGGCCATCGAGTTGCTCCGCATGCTGGAAGGTATCATGCAGCCGAACGGTCGGTTATTAACAGGGTTTGATTTGCGTAAAAATCCCCGGGTCATCAGCCAGGCTTATGACGATGCCCAGGGTACCACCCGTAGTTTCAACATGAACCTGCTTACCCGCATGAACCGTGAACTGGACGCCGATTTTGTGCTAGAACAATTTGATTTTTACAGCTTCTATAATCCCTACAACGGCGAAGTAAGGAGTATGCTGGTGAGTTTGGAAGAGCAGCAGGTTTCCATCAAAGCTTTGGATGCGACTTTTCACTTTCGGGAAAATGAACTCATCCGTACTGAACTTTCCAAGAAATATACCTTGGATGAGATTACCGGACTAGCCGCTGAAAGTGGCTTTCTTGTCGAAAAGAATTTCTTCGACAGCCAACATTTCTTTACGGACAGCCTGTGGGCGAAAGCCTGA
- a CDS encoding penicillin-binding protein, whose protein sequence is MKRTQPPKPNEKQALIQRAYGVAILLVVLAIGVIVKLIRVQYYETYKGKSWAKHAALNDQKLDTIQAMRGNIFSSDGSLLATSLPFYRVGIDPNVADSAYFAKNLEELAGKFATHFREHSKSYYIERIRNARRDRRWYVPLLGRAISYLEREQIEEWPFFQKRKRAGGKFDPEYRRYRPFSPMADRTVGTLDRATGRGRVGLEASFDKQLAGTNGLSWVEVLPGNIRIPVGDEVNIRPEAGSDIHTTLDINFQDVAESALKQSLEEFKANFGCVIVMEVATGKIKALSNLTRKGPNQFLDDQNYALTMGADPGSTFKLATMMAILEETGIDPDKVWVDTGTGRLRYRSMTIVDAHRGGFGRLTASQVLEKSSNIGTHLLMQKYFYSKPDKYLSYLDKFRLKSRTGVHMDGEAAPLIRDSHAKQWSKTSITYMSYGYEMRLTPIQILTLYNAVANGGYWVRPMIVDQVRSSSEIVDNYEPYVDPQPICSERTARLLKDMLEGVVQRGTAPLLKKSPYRVAGKTGTAQKIVNGTYQKSKGLRTSFVGFFPADRPKYSCIVLVDNSLGGGSDLYAGTVAAPVFKQVADRIYAYDMSLHAPTPPPSDSGAVQVQWAGRASEVQVVATALNLGSPTEKVPEGTEWVQGSTGAKGKTTWQARSIDKSDVPDLRGMPLRDALFIMENKGFRVSFKGAGKVVTQSLEPGSKVAGPKNIMLSLQ, encoded by the coding sequence ATGAAACGCACTCAACCGCCCAAACCGAACGAAAAACAGGCTTTGATTCAGCGTGCCTACGGCGTGGCCATTCTGCTCGTAGTGCTAGCCATTGGTGTGATAGTCAAGCTGATCCGGGTACAGTATTACGAAACCTACAAAGGAAAATCATGGGCTAAGCACGCTGCCCTCAACGATCAGAAACTGGACACGATTCAGGCCATGCGGGGTAATATTTTCTCCAGCGACGGCAGCTTACTGGCTACGTCTCTGCCCTTTTACCGCGTCGGTATTGATCCCAATGTGGCCGACAGCGCCTACTTTGCAAAGAATCTGGAAGAACTGGCGGGCAAGTTCGCCACGCATTTCAGAGAGCACTCCAAAAGCTACTACATCGAACGCATCAGGAATGCCCGGCGCGACCGACGCTGGTACGTGCCGCTGCTGGGCCGGGCCATCAGTTATCTAGAAAGGGAACAAATCGAAGAATGGCCGTTTTTCCAGAAACGAAAGCGGGCCGGCGGCAAATTCGATCCCGAGTACCGCCGCTACCGGCCTTTCTCACCCATGGCCGACCGAACCGTAGGTACCCTGGATCGGGCCACGGGTCGGGGCCGGGTTGGGCTGGAAGCCAGTTTCGACAAGCAGTTGGCCGGCACCAACGGCCTGAGCTGGGTGGAGGTACTGCCCGGGAACATCCGGATTCCCGTGGGCGATGAGGTCAATATCCGGCCTGAGGCGGGTTCGGACATTCATACGACTTTGGACATTAACTTTCAGGATGTGGCTGAATCAGCTCTCAAGCAATCTCTGGAAGAATTCAAGGCCAATTTTGGTTGCGTGATTGTCATGGAAGTAGCTACGGGCAAAATCAAGGCCCTCTCCAACCTGACCCGTAAGGGCCCCAACCAGTTTTTGGACGATCAAAATTATGCCCTCACCATGGGAGCCGACCCCGGCTCTACCTTTAAGCTGGCTACCATGATGGCGATATTAGAAGAAACCGGCATCGACCCTGATAAGGTATGGGTCGACACGGGTACCGGTCGCCTGAGGTACCGCAGCATGACCATCGTGGATGCCCACCGGGGCGGCTTCGGCCGGCTGACGGCTAGCCAGGTGCTGGAGAAATCGTCGAATATAGGTACCCACCTGCTCATGCAGAAATATTTTTACAGCAAGCCCGATAAGTACCTGAGCTACCTCGATAAATTCCGGCTGAAAAGTCGTACGGGCGTGCACATGGACGGAGAAGCGGCCCCGCTCATTCGCGACAGCCATGCCAAGCAATGGAGTAAAACCTCCATCACCTACATGTCGTACGGCTACGAAATGCGCCTGACCCCCATCCAGATCCTGACGCTTTATAATGCCGTAGCCAACGGTGGCTATTGGGTGCGGCCCATGATTGTGGACCAGGTGCGCAGCTCCAGTGAGATTGTGGACAACTACGAACCCTATGTGGACCCTCAGCCGATTTGTTCGGAGCGTACCGCCCGCCTACTGAAAGATATGCTGGAAGGCGTCGTGCAGCGTGGTACCGCTCCCCTTCTGAAAAAAAGCCCCTACCGCGTAGCCGGAAAAACGGGCACCGCCCAGAAAATCGTGAATGGTACCTACCAGAAAAGCAAGGGCTTGCGTACCTCTTTCGTAGGGTTCTTCCCCGCCGATCGGCCTAAGTACAGCTGTATTGTACTGGTCGATAATTCGTTAGGGGGAGGATCGGACCTCTATGCCGGTACCGTGGCCGCCCCGGTGTTCAAGCAGGTGGCTGATCGTATCTACGCCTACGACATGAGCCTCCACGCCCCGACGCCGCCGCCTTCCGACAGTGGTGCGGTACAGGTGCAGTGGGCGGGTAGAGCCAGCGAGGTGCAGGTCGTGGCCACGGCGCTCAACCTCGGCTCACCCACCGAAAAGGTACCCGAAGGTACCGAATGGGTGCAGGGAAGCACGGGCGCTAAAGGAAAAACGACATGGCAAGCCCGCTCTATCGACAAATCGGATGTACCCGACCTGCGCGGCATGCCGCTGCGCGATGCCCTTTTTATCATGGAAAACAAAGGATTCCGGGTAAGTTTCAAAGGAGCGGGCAAGGTAGTGACGCAGTCCCTGGAACCGGGGTCGAAGGTTGCGGGACCGAAAAATATTATGCTCAGTTTACAGTAA
- a CDS encoding alanine/glycine:cation symporter family protein, with the protein MCGIYILAALVVIIVHAASLPETIGKIFGEAFNPIAVAGGFVGVLVQGFRRAAFSNEAGVGSAAIAHSAVRTDYPASEGIVALLEPFIDTVVICTMTAIVVVITGDYDNAGAMGGVEMTSQSFATVLPWFPYVLTVTVVLFAFSTMISWSYYGLQAWLFLFGKTKLNDILYKVLFCCFVVVGAAASLGAVTDFSDAMIFAMSVPNLIGLFFLLPVVKKEVEKYYAYIKGGEWRQYHPGTKE; encoded by the coding sequence ATGTGCGGTATTTATATCCTGGCCGCTTTGGTTGTCATCATCGTTCATGCAGCCAGTCTGCCCGAAACGATTGGAAAGATATTTGGTGAGGCCTTCAACCCGATTGCCGTGGCTGGAGGTTTTGTAGGGGTACTGGTGCAGGGATTCCGCCGGGCGGCTTTCTCCAATGAAGCAGGGGTAGGTTCGGCGGCCATTGCGCACTCTGCCGTGCGGACTGATTATCCGGCCAGTGAGGGAATCGTAGCGCTTTTAGAGCCTTTTATTGATACGGTGGTAATCTGTACGATGACGGCCATCGTGGTTGTCATTACAGGCGACTACGATAACGCCGGGGCTATGGGTGGCGTCGAGATGACCTCCCAGTCGTTTGCTACGGTACTGCCGTGGTTTCCTTACGTTCTGACCGTTACGGTAGTACTCTTTGCCTTTTCAACTATGATTTCCTGGTCTTACTATGGGTTGCAGGCATGGCTGTTTTTATTCGGCAAAACCAAACTCAATGACATTCTGTATAAAGTCCTGTTCTGCTGTTTTGTAGTAGTGGGAGCGGCGGCCAGTCTGGGAGCGGTAACTGATTTTTCCGACGCCATGATCTTTGCCATGTCGGTACCCAACCTCATCGGGCTATTCTTCCTGCTTCCAGTGGTCAAGAAAGAGGTCGAGAAATACTACGCCTACATCAAAGGGGGTGAGTGGAGACAGTACCATCCCGGTACGAAGGAATAA